The following coding sequences are from one Leptospira mayottensis 200901116 window:
- a CDS encoding Cys-rich protein, whose product MKHLFLLILSFLISTGSVSAQSAACNEICGFYSGCVEQNAPRKLSAEEKTKVKTGCINSCKKHSAAVAACFENHKNQCKPFNECIVSAYNTNKK is encoded by the coding sequence TTGAAACATCTCTTTCTATTGATCCTTTCTTTTCTAATTTCGACCGGTTCCGTATCGGCTCAATCTGCCGCTTGCAATGAAATTTGTGGTTTCTATTCCGGTTGTGTGGAACAAAACGCCCCTAGAAAATTGAGCGCAGAGGAAAAAACCAAAGTTAAAACGGGTTGTATCAATTCTTGTAAAAAACATAGCGCGGCTGTTGCGGCTTGTTTTGAAAATCACAAAAATCAATGCAAACCTTTTAACGAGTGTATCGTAAGCGCATACAATACGAATAAAAAATAA
- the glnA gene encoding type I glutamate--ammonia ligase produces the protein MSRTPSEVIAYAKANNVLFYDFRFTDIKGAWHHVSYHTIAINEDSFKGLPFDGSSIPAWQPIDRSDMQLIPDTDAIFLDPFTADPTLVVFCDVFDIYKGTLYEKCPRSIAKKALKYLESSGLADTAYFGPENEFFIFDNIKVRDAINVQYYEIDSSEGIWNSHTDFPGSTNTGHRPGTKGGYFPVAPVDSQVDLRAAIVKTLHQIGMETFVVHHEVAQGQGEIGVKFGTLIEAADNVQKLKYVVKMVAHNYGKTATFMPKPLYGDNGNGMHCHQSIWKNGVNLFAGKGYQNLSDTAMNYIGGVLSHAKACAAFTNASTNSYKRLLPGFEAPSILAYSAQNRSASCRIPFVNGDKARRVEFRFPDSSANPYLAFAAMLMAGIDGVQKKIDPGPPREEDLFELSLDEIREKGIQQMPHTLRESVEHMLLDKEFLKKGDVFTEEFIQTYKAYKFETEIWPWEGRPHPFEFLTTYSC, from the coding sequence ATGTCCAGAACACCTAGTGAAGTTATCGCATATGCCAAGGCGAATAACGTTCTTTTCTACGATTTCCGTTTTACGGATATCAAAGGAGCTTGGCACCACGTATCGTATCATACGATTGCCATCAATGAAGATTCCTTTAAAGGCTTACCGTTTGATGGAAGTTCCATTCCTGCTTGGCAGCCGATCGACAGGTCCGATATGCAGTTGATTCCGGATACCGATGCGATTTTCTTAGATCCTTTCACTGCCGATCCAACTCTTGTCGTTTTCTGCGATGTTTTTGACATCTACAAAGGTACTCTTTACGAAAAATGCCCTCGTTCTATCGCGAAAAAAGCTCTGAAGTATCTTGAGTCCTCTGGTCTCGCTGACACTGCGTATTTTGGACCTGAAAACGAGTTTTTTATCTTTGACAACATCAAAGTAAGAGATGCGATCAACGTTCAATACTACGAAATCGATTCTTCGGAAGGGATTTGGAATTCCCACACGGATTTTCCCGGTTCCACAAACACAGGTCACCGTCCCGGAACCAAAGGTGGTTACTTTCCGGTAGCTCCTGTGGATTCTCAAGTGGATCTGAGAGCTGCGATCGTTAAGACCCTTCACCAGATCGGTATGGAAACTTTCGTGGTTCACCACGAGGTTGCTCAAGGTCAAGGTGAGATCGGTGTTAAATTTGGAACTTTGATCGAAGCGGCGGATAACGTTCAAAAACTGAAATACGTTGTTAAGATGGTGGCTCATAATTATGGTAAAACCGCAACCTTCATGCCGAAACCTCTTTACGGAGACAATGGCAACGGTATGCACTGTCACCAGTCCATTTGGAAAAACGGCGTGAATCTTTTTGCAGGTAAAGGTTACCAAAATTTAAGCGACACCGCTATGAATTACATCGGCGGGGTTCTTTCTCACGCTAAAGCTTGTGCGGCGTTTACAAATGCTTCCACGAATTCTTATAAAAGACTTCTTCCCGGTTTCGAAGCTCCCTCCATTTTAGCTTATTCTGCCCAGAACCGTTCTGCTTCTTGCCGTATTCCTTTCGTAAATGGGGACAAAGCAAGAAGGGTTGAATTCCGTTTTCCTGATTCTTCCGCAAACCCTTATCTCGCTTTTGCAGCGATGCTTATGGCTGGTATTGATGGAGTTCAAAAGAAAATCGATCCAGGTCCGCCTCGGGAAGAAGACCTTTTCGAACTTTCTCTTGATGAAATCCGCGAGAAGGGAATTCAACAAATGCCACACACTCTTCGTGAATCCGTGGAACACATGCTCTTGGACAAAGAGTTCCTCAAAAAAGGGGACGTGTTTACGGAAGAATTCATTCAAACTTACAAAGCGTATAAGTTTGAAACTGAAATCTGGCCTTGGGAAGGAAGACCTCACCCGTTCGAATTTCTTACTACGTATTCCTGCTGA
- a CDS encoding LIC13305 family lipoprotein, whose protein sequence is MKIKFILSFLVLIAFETCGNIDKENEDDSKLLYSLILLPYPPDRAENYDRDVKIITHRGQEFPIPCDPSNSDEDLNFFIELLKMEISRYPRGYWIKAGVEYVQLCRNFDGGSMDLVSNIMYLNVLDEIGKRRIYDSETSTFISPLDYYARLGTIHHELTHAVDKSLGFILFDPAWGSLNYAGFQYGNHYGPQQNNPHPQVFSHPLPGFVSLYATTNHVEDRAEIGQGIMGPISDYNRLIRFCQSDPIIAAKVNRTISEWKEFWPFPGAENSDWKTKITATESACNGR, encoded by the coding sequence ATGAAAATAAAGTTTATTCTCAGTTTTTTGGTTCTAATTGCATTTGAAACTTGCGGCAATATCGATAAAGAAAACGAGGACGACTCAAAACTTCTGTATTCATTAATCCTGCTACCGTATCCACCGGACCGAGCCGAGAACTACGATCGAGACGTAAAGATCATCACTCATAGAGGACAGGAATTTCCGATTCCTTGTGATCCGAGTAATTCCGACGAAGATCTCAATTTTTTTATAGAGCTATTAAAAATGGAAATCTCTAGATATCCGAGAGGGTATTGGATCAAGGCGGGTGTTGAATACGTCCAACTCTGTAGAAACTTTGATGGAGGATCAATGGATTTGGTTTCTAATATAATGTATCTGAACGTACTCGATGAAATAGGTAAAAGGAGGATATATGACTCTGAAACATCAACATTCATCAGTCCCCTTGACTATTATGCTCGATTGGGGACTATCCATCACGAACTAACGCATGCCGTTGATAAAAGTTTGGGATTTATTCTTTTTGATCCGGCTTGGGGATCACTGAATTATGCCGGATTTCAGTACGGAAATCATTACGGTCCTCAACAAAATAATCCACATCCACAGGTTTTTTCACATCCTCTACCTGGTTTCGTATCGCTTTATGCGACAACAAATCATGTGGAAGATCGCGCCGAAATCGGACAGGGAATCATGGGGCCTATCTCCGATTACAATCGTTTGATACGATTCTGTCAATCCGATCCGATCATTGCGGCAAAAGTCAATCGAACGATCTCTGAATGGAAAGAATTTTGGCCTTTTCCAGGGGCTGAGAATTCAGACTGGAAAACTAAAATCACCGCAACCGAGTCTGCTTGCAATGGAAGGTAA